A region from the Algoriphagus machipongonensis genome encodes:
- a CDS encoding YihY/virulence factor BrkB family protein yields the protein MEEKETDEGTFTPEKFKVRHIPSLLALTFKRWAATDPARLSAIIAYYAVLSLPALLVIVVNSVGSIWGVDAVTGRLSSQIEGIVGADTASIVQEMIASTQLGGKSTVATVIGIGTLIFGATGVFYHLKISLNEIWELKMTENIGWFKLVKDRLISFGFVLVLGFLLLVSFVLTAALSILSEYIKEQLPDVILYLAFGLDWIISISVISLLFALIFRYLPDAKIKWKSVWVGAFLTALLFVLGEVLLGLYFGATDPGSTYGAAGSIILILLWVSYSCLIFFFGAEFTKVFSIKYGYGISPNESFSRVKKKEVIVDKHYKPEESPESKP from the coding sequence ATGGAAGAGAAAGAAACAGATGAGGGAACGTTCACACCAGAAAAGTTCAAGGTAAGGCATATTCCTAGCCTATTGGCTTTGACGTTTAAGCGTTGGGCTGCAACCGATCCAGCTAGATTAAGTGCTATAATTGCCTATTACGCTGTACTTTCTCTTCCTGCATTACTGGTAATTGTTGTCAATTCAGTAGGATCGATTTGGGGAGTTGATGCTGTGACAGGTCGACTTTCCTCACAAATTGAAGGCATCGTAGGAGCAGATACTGCTTCTATTGTACAAGAAATGATTGCCAGTACTCAGTTAGGTGGTAAATCTACTGTAGCAACTGTCATCGGTATAGGTACATTGATATTTGGTGCTACTGGTGTTTTTTATCACTTAAAAATCTCATTAAATGAAATTTGGGAGCTAAAAATGACGGAGAATATCGGTTGGTTCAAATTGGTAAAAGACCGATTGATAAGCTTTGGTTTTGTACTCGTTTTAGGTTTCCTGCTATTGGTTAGTTTTGTCCTTACTGCTGCTCTATCAATTTTGAGTGAATACATTAAAGAGCAGTTACCTGATGTAATATTATACTTAGCATTTGGCTTAGACTGGATTATCTCCATATCAGTTATATCGCTACTCTTTGCACTGATTTTCAGATATTTACCTGATGCCAAAATCAAATGGAAATCAGTTTGGGTTGGGGCTTTTCTTACAGCCTTATTGTTTGTTTTGGGAGAGGTACTTTTAGGCTTATACTTTGGCGCAACAGACCCGGGATCTACATACGGTGCTGCAGGAAGTATTATTTTGATACTCCTTTGGGTTTCTTATTCCTGTTTGATCTTCTTCTTTGGTGCAGAATTCACTAAAGTATTTTCTATAAAATACGGATATGGAATCTCACCAAATGAAAGCTTTTCAAGAGTTAAAAAAAAAGAAGTAATCGTTGATAAACACTATAAACCCGAGGAATCACCGGAATCTAAACCATAA
- a CDS encoding mechanosensitive ion channel family protein: MRLAEILGYDTQKIFEKITEKLQAWGDAAIDNLPNLVLAIIIMTISIFSANKLKKYSHKYLNKVKINPTISRFLSQIIFLAVLVLGIMLSLSAMELTKTVSSILAGLGIMGLALGFAFQDTAANFMSGVFITFNQPYKIGDVIQTKDGHEGKVIDVNLRVTKIRTYNGPIVHVPNRMLFQEYFINFTEEGRRRVQIDCGISYGEDLEHVQEVALSAMEDLPSRLKSEDPSIFWTGFGDSSINFTLNVWVKFSTDEINFIPARNEAILALKKAFDKEDITIPFPIRTLDFGIKGGVTMSEEMQGLTFGNGNKTAD, encoded by the coding sequence ATGAGATTAGCAGAAATATTAGGGTATGATACCCAAAAAATATTCGAAAAAATAACAGAAAAACTTCAAGCCTGGGGAGATGCAGCAATTGATAATTTACCCAACCTAGTCTTGGCAATAATCATCATGACGATCAGTATTTTTTCAGCAAACAAGTTGAAAAAATATTCCCATAAATATTTAAACAAGGTAAAAATCAACCCTACGATCAGTAGGTTTTTAAGCCAGATCATATTTTTAGCAGTTTTGGTTTTGGGGATTATGCTCTCGCTTTCAGCAATGGAATTAACTAAAACCGTTTCTTCTATTCTTGCAGGATTAGGTATTATGGGCTTGGCGTTAGGTTTTGCTTTTCAGGATACTGCTGCCAATTTCATGTCAGGTGTTTTCATCACCTTCAACCAACCTTACAAAATTGGAGATGTCATTCAAACAAAAGATGGGCATGAAGGTAAAGTAATAGATGTAAATCTTCGAGTAACCAAAATCAGAACTTACAATGGTCCAATTGTACATGTTCCTAATAGAATGCTCTTCCAAGAGTATTTTATAAACTTCACCGAAGAAGGTAGACGAAGGGTACAAATAGATTGTGGGATCAGTTACGGCGAAGATTTAGAGCACGTTCAGGAAGTAGCACTTTCCGCGATGGAAGACCTTCCAAGTCGACTCAAGTCTGAAGATCCATCTATTTTCTGGACAGGGTTTGGAGATAGTTCTATCAATTTCACTTTAAATGTATGGGTGAAATTCTCCACAGATGAAATCAATTTTATTCCAGCAAGGAATGAAGCCATTCTTGCGTTGAAGAAGGCTTTTGATAAGGAAGATATTACAATTCCATTCCCAATCAGAACATTGGATTTTGGAATCAAAGGTGGTGTCACCATGAGTGAAGAAATGCAAGGGTTAACTTTTGGAAATGGTAATAAGACCGCAGACTAA
- a CDS encoding DUF502 domain-containing protein, protein MKNLLSIFSITFKGGLFFLLPIILVVVLFQKAIHLLQPISHFIGNALGLNRVMAPYLVAIFTLILICLIAGYISKLGIGKAMINWIENNILTLFPGYKLMKSTFENTAGIEMEKDFPVVMVPIDGWMLAFLVEELDSGEVVVFVPSAPNSWEGSLVIFDKSQIKPSALSQKEVQKLLRQLGTDSKELWERNRK, encoded by the coding sequence ATGAAAAATCTACTGTCCATTTTCTCCATCACTTTTAAAGGAGGTTTATTCTTTTTACTTCCCATAATTCTGGTAGTTGTACTTTTTCAAAAAGCGATTCATTTATTACAACCTATATCGCATTTTATTGGCAATGCTTTAGGACTTAATAGGGTAATGGCACCTTACTTAGTTGCAATTTTCACCCTAATTCTGATCTGTCTTATTGCGGGATACATTTCCAAATTGGGAATAGGAAAAGCCATGATCAATTGGATAGAAAACAATATCTTGACTCTTTTCCCAGGGTATAAACTGATGAAGAGTACATTTGAAAATACTGCTGGGATCGAAATGGAAAAAGATTTTCCGGTGGTAATGGTTCCTATCGATGGATGGATGCTGGCATTTTTAGTAGAGGAATTAGATTCTGGAGAGGTTGTGGTTTTTGTACCCTCAGCACCGAATTCTTGGGAAGGAAGTTTAGTGATTTTTGATAAAAGCCAAATCAAACCTAGTGCCCTTAGCCAAAAAGAAGTGCAGAAATTATTAAGGCAATTAGGGACTGACTCCAAAGAGCTTTGGGAGAGAAATAGAAAATGA
- the hppD gene encoding 4-hydroxyphenylpyruvate dioxygenase — protein sequence MTEDFLPINGTDYVELYVGNAKQSALYYQYAFGFELIAYAGPETGIKDRASYVLKQDKIRIVLTTPLSPDNPITQHIAKHGDGVKVLALWVDDAEKSWKETTSRGAQSAIEPHVLSDANGEVKVASIKTYGETIHTFVERKNYNGTFLPGYIPRKSLYNSQSIGLKYIDHCVGNVELGEMNRWVKFYEDVMGFKLLITFDDSDISTEYSALMSKVVSNGNGYIKFPINEPAEGKKKSQIEEYLDFYHGPGVQHMAIATDDIIYTVSELRKRGVEFLEVPQSYYDDLLDRVGKIDEDLQPLKDLNILVDRDDEGYLLQIFTKPVQDRPTLFFEIIQRKGAKSFGKGNFKALFEAIEREQELRGNL from the coding sequence ATGACAGAAGATTTTCTTCCAATTAACGGGACAGACTACGTAGAACTGTATGTTGGCAATGCCAAACAGTCAGCCCTTTACTACCAATACGCTTTTGGTTTTGAGCTCATAGCCTATGCAGGGCCCGAGACGGGTATTAAAGACCGAGCCTCTTATGTGCTCAAACAGGATAAAATCAGAATCGTACTTACCACTCCCCTTTCTCCTGACAATCCCATCACTCAGCATATTGCCAAACATGGTGATGGGGTAAAAGTACTTGCGCTGTGGGTAGACGATGCAGAAAAATCCTGGAAAGAAACTACTTCCAGAGGAGCTCAATCTGCTATCGAACCACATGTGCTGTCTGATGCCAATGGAGAGGTAAAAGTCGCTTCAATAAAAACTTATGGAGAAACCATTCATACGTTTGTTGAGCGAAAAAACTACAATGGTACCTTCCTACCAGGATATATTCCTAGAAAAAGCCTTTACAATTCCCAATCCATTGGATTGAAATATATTGACCATTGTGTAGGCAATGTAGAATTAGGGGAAATGAATCGCTGGGTGAAATTCTATGAAGATGTCATGGGATTTAAATTATTGATCACTTTTGACGATTCTGATATATCTACCGAGTATTCCGCTTTGATGTCAAAAGTTGTCTCCAATGGCAATGGATATATTAAATTCCCTATCAATGAACCTGCTGAAGGCAAAAAGAAATCTCAAATAGAGGAATACTTGGATTTCTACCACGGACCTGGAGTTCAACATATGGCAATCGCTACTGACGATATCATTTACACTGTTTCTGAATTAAGAAAGAGAGGCGTTGAGTTTTTAGAAGTACCGCAGTCCTACTATGATGACTTATTGGATCGAGTAGGAAAAATTGACGAGGACCTACAACCCTTGAAGGATTTGAACATCTTGGTTGATAGAGATGATGAAGGTTACCTACTTCAGATTTTCACCAAACCTGTGCAAGACAGACCTACTTTATTCTTTGAAATTATTCAAAGGAAGGGGGCAAAATCCTTTGGTAAAGGAAATTTCAAGGCCTTATTTGAAGCCATCGAAAGAGAACAGGAACTCAGAGGAAACTTGTAA
- a CDS encoding lysophospholipid acyltransferase family protein: MKDLINSWLRLQVKVSLHFYFKKIQVLGKENIPKKRPVILVANHQNALIDPLLLATHTRLKPYFLTRASVFKNPIAAKLLDFIRMLPVYRVRDGFSTIQQNQQIFDKTYEILKKNGTVIIFAEGSHSNVRNLRPLSKGFTRMAFGLKEKYPHLDPVILPVGINYSAHRKSGSKVQMIFGETIEVDMPHSQSGKLTKSVQKALHQMVVEIPNENYDENLSRLIENGVDLTDQKAVNLFLETGNVEDPIESYSGIKNKLMKIFHFPLYWIWLWRSPKIKDKVFDSTIKFLIGFALGPIYYLGLLLLAFNPNFGTWALAFLIMASISLWGNRNPQE; this comes from the coding sequence ATGAAAGACTTAATAAACTCTTGGCTTCGCTTACAAGTGAAAGTCAGCCTTCATTTCTATTTCAAAAAAATTCAAGTTCTCGGGAAAGAAAATATTCCCAAGAAAAGACCGGTTATTCTGGTAGCCAATCATCAGAATGCCTTGATCGATCCACTGCTTTTAGCCACACATACCCGACTAAAGCCCTATTTTCTTACACGTGCCTCGGTATTCAAAAACCCAATAGCAGCCAAACTCCTGGATTTTATCAGAATGCTTCCTGTCTACCGTGTGAGAGATGGTTTTTCTACTATTCAGCAAAACCAACAAATTTTTGACAAGACCTATGAAATTCTAAAGAAAAATGGGACTGTCATCATCTTTGCTGAAGGAAGTCATAGCAACGTTAGAAATTTACGCCCCTTAAGCAAAGGGTTCACTAGAATGGCTTTTGGACTTAAGGAAAAATATCCTCATTTGGACCCTGTAATTTTACCTGTAGGGATTAATTATTCTGCACATAGGAAATCAGGAAGTAAGGTTCAGATGATTTTTGGCGAAACGATAGAAGTGGATATGCCTCACTCACAGTCTGGGAAACTGACTAAGTCTGTACAGAAAGCCTTACATCAGATGGTAGTGGAAATTCCCAATGAGAATTATGATGAAAACCTGTCTAGACTAATCGAGAATGGTGTAGATCTGACAGATCAAAAAGCAGTTAATTTGTTTCTAGAAACAGGTAATGTAGAGGATCCAATCGAGTCCTATTCGGGAATAAAAAACAAACTGATGAAGATTTTTCATTTCCCATTGTATTGGATTTGGTTATGGAGAAGCCCTAAAATCAAGGATAAGGTTTTTGATTCCACAATTAAATTTTTGATTGGCTTTGCTTTAGGTCCGATTTATTACTTAGGCTTATTGCTATTAGCTTTTAACCCTAATTTTGGCACCTGGGCATTAGCATTTCTAATAATGGCATCCATCAGCCTTTGGGGAAATAGGAACCCACAGGAATAA
- a CDS encoding bile acid:sodium symporter family protein, whose protein sequence is MTQESSLDSIQLNFSPSDLLLLNLALALIMYGVALDLRFNDFKYLAKNPKGFYLGVFSQFLLLPFLTWGLINIIQPPPSVALGMFLVAACPGGNISNFLTNLAKGNTALSISLTGVSSILSIFSTPLNFAFWASMYAPTSNLLREIQLDYKDAFFTVALILGIPLILGVLTHQKFPQLAEKLSKILKPVSLILFTAFIIVAFLGNFDIFLSYISLIFLWVLAHNFIALLAGFTTGKIFHLPLADVKSLTIETGIQNSGLGLVLIFTYFNGLGGMAIITAFWGIWHLISGMAIATLWKNKE, encoded by the coding sequence ATGACCCAAGAAAGCAGTCTGGATTCTATCCAGTTAAATTTTTCTCCCAGCGACCTACTTTTGCTCAATTTGGCTTTAGCCTTGATCATGTATGGCGTCGCATTGGATCTAAGATTCAATGATTTTAAGTATTTGGCAAAAAACCCAAAGGGATTTTATCTTGGAGTTTTTTCCCAATTCCTTTTGCTTCCTTTCTTGACTTGGGGATTAATTAATATCATTCAACCTCCTCCAAGCGTAGCTTTAGGAATGTTTTTAGTTGCTGCATGCCCCGGAGGAAACATATCTAATTTTTTGACAAATTTAGCCAAAGGGAATACGGCACTTTCAATAAGCTTAACTGGAGTATCCAGTATATTGTCTATTTTCTCTACCCCATTAAATTTCGCTTTTTGGGCGAGCATGTATGCTCCCACTTCTAACTTATTGCGAGAGATCCAGTTAGATTATAAAGACGCATTTTTTACAGTAGCCTTAATTTTAGGCATTCCCTTAATTCTTGGTGTTTTGACACATCAAAAGTTCCCTCAATTGGCTGAAAAGCTATCTAAAATCTTAAAGCCAGTAAGCCTAATTTTGTTTACTGCCTTTATTATAGTCGCCTTTTTGGGCAATTTTGATATCTTCCTTTCCTATATTTCTCTCATCTTTTTATGGGTTTTAGCCCACAATTTCATTGCTTTGTTGGCTGGTTTTACCACAGGAAAAATTTTTCATCTTCCCTTGGCAGATGTAAAATCACTAACCATAGAAACTGGAATTCAGAATTCTGGGCTGGGCTTGGTATTAATCTTCACTTATTTTAATGGTCTGGGTGGAATGGCAATTATCACTGCTTTTTGGGGTATTTGGCACTTAATCTCGGGTATGGCAATCGCTACTCTTTGGAAAAATAAAGAATGA
- a CDS encoding Gfo/Idh/MocA family protein — MTQRREFIKKSVLGTAGIAMAGMSMSAKSYASILGANERINLAVIGIRGQGSNHINQWCALKDNRNVRLKTLCDVDEQYFEPKSKVVIEKTGVTPLTEWDMKKVFDDSEIDAVSFAVPNHWHALGTIWACQAGKHVYVEKPASHNVWEGRKMVEAARKYDRRVQVGFQNRSIENVMEAMKFLHDGGIGDVYMARGTCYKPRDSFGKVADSTPPSSLHYDQWLGPAQYQPYNEKKVHYNWHWHWATGNGDTGNQGPHQFDVARWGLNKNEHPVSVYSSGAIYGITPEECSQETPNTQVSIFKYADGKTLEFETRGRYTNGEGDLGIHIGNVFYGTDGYLEVDGSTWRAYRQREKEPFAMSKKREAAPSSNNNLMAAPGGAEHYANFIDAIRAGNNETLHCDIEEGFVSSVLPLIANVSYLTGSQLMFDGKKEMFVDNKKADKLLTRDYRDQYAVPNKV, encoded by the coding sequence ATGACTCAAAGAAGAGAATTCATTAAAAAGAGTGTGCTTGGAACTGCCGGGATTGCCATGGCAGGTATGAGCATGAGTGCAAAATCTTATGCTTCTATTTTAGGTGCAAACGAACGCATAAACTTAGCAGTAATTGGTATCCGAGGACAAGGATCTAATCATATCAACCAGTGGTGTGCTTTAAAAGACAATAGAAATGTTCGCCTTAAAACACTTTGTGATGTAGACGAACAGTATTTTGAACCGAAGTCAAAGGTTGTCATAGAGAAAACTGGTGTAACTCCATTGACGGAGTGGGATATGAAAAAAGTTTTTGATGACTCTGAAATCGATGCAGTTTCATTTGCCGTACCAAATCACTGGCATGCCTTAGGTACCATTTGGGCCTGTCAGGCAGGAAAACATGTGTACGTAGAAAAACCAGCAAGTCATAATGTTTGGGAAGGAAGAAAGATGGTTGAAGCTGCTAGAAAGTATGATAGGAGAGTTCAGGTAGGGTTTCAAAACAGATCCATTGAAAACGTTATGGAAGCGATGAAATTCTTGCATGATGGAGGAATTGGAGATGTTTATATGGCGCGTGGAACCTGCTATAAGCCTAGAGATTCTTTTGGTAAAGTAGCAGATAGCACTCCACCATCCAGTTTACATTATGACCAATGGTTGGGTCCTGCACAATATCAGCCTTACAATGAGAAAAAAGTACATTACAACTGGCATTGGCACTGGGCTACAGGAAATGGCGATACAGGAAACCAAGGCCCACATCAATTTGATGTCGCTAGATGGGGTTTAAATAAAAATGAACATCCAGTTTCTGTATATTCTTCAGGAGCTATTTATGGCATTACACCAGAAGAATGCTCTCAAGAGACACCTAACACACAGGTTTCTATTTTTAAATATGCCGATGGCAAAACCCTTGAGTTTGAGACAAGAGGTAGATATACCAATGGTGAAGGGGATTTAGGAATCCATATTGGTAATGTATTTTATGGAACTGATGGATACCTTGAAGTAGATGGAAGTACTTGGAGAGCTTATCGTCAAAGAGAGAAAGAACCCTTTGCAATGTCAAAGAAGAGAGAGGCTGCTCCTTCATCAAATAATAATCTTATGGCCGCTCCAGGTGGAGCTGAGCATTATGCTAATTTCATTGATGCAATCCGTGCAGGAAATAACGAGACGCTACACTGTGACATTGAAGAAGGTTTTGTTTCTTCAGTTCTGCCTCTGATTGCAAATGTTTCCTACTTAACTGGTAGCCAATTAATGTTTGATGGGAAAAAGGAAATGTTTGTTGATAATAAGAAAGCAGATAAACTTTTGACAAGGGATTATAGAGATCAGTATGCTGTTCCTAACAAAGTCTGA
- a CDS encoding sugar phosphate isomerase/epimerase family protein, which yields MNILKHNSRRDFLLKSFAASLGLAAGSLPFETIGAPQKNGMQFGLVTYQWGRDWDLPTLIKNCESAGILGVELRTQHAHGVETSLSGSERLEVKKRFEDSPVTCLGYGSNFEYHSPDPKILRDNIQQTKAYIQLCQDIGATGIKVKPNTLPADVPKEKTIAQIASSFNEVGKFAGDYGQLVRVEVHGHLTQELPVMKAIFDQVTDPNVKICWNCNPEDLNDPGLEANFNSVKKWFGDTVHVREFNEGDYPYQELFDLFAGMDYQGWILMEARTEPNDRVEALKEQLQLFKNLRANSLGIV from the coding sequence ATGAACATATTGAAACATAATTCGAGAAGGGATTTCCTTCTCAAAAGCTTTGCTGCCAGTTTAGGACTGGCAGCGGGTAGTTTGCCTTTTGAAACGATTGGTGCTCCGCAGAAAAATGGAATGCAATTCGGTCTTGTAACCTACCAATGGGGTAGAGATTGGGATTTGCCCACCTTGATAAAGAATTGCGAAAGCGCAGGCATCTTAGGAGTAGAACTGAGAACTCAGCATGCCCATGGGGTTGAAACCTCACTTTCAGGTTCAGAGCGTCTTGAGGTAAAAAAGCGTTTTGAAGATAGCCCGGTAACCTGTTTGGGTTACGGAAGTAATTTTGAGTATCATAGCCCTGATCCAAAAATTCTTAGAGATAATATTCAACAAACTAAAGCTTATATACAGCTTTGTCAGGATATTGGCGCCACTGGAATTAAAGTCAAGCCCAATACACTACCTGCAGATGTTCCTAAAGAAAAAACAATTGCACAAATAGCTTCTTCCTTTAACGAGGTAGGCAAATTTGCTGGTGATTATGGTCAATTGGTAAGAGTAGAGGTTCATGGTCATCTAACTCAAGAACTGCCTGTAATGAAGGCTATTTTTGACCAAGTAACAGACCCGAATGTCAAGATTTGCTGGAACTGCAACCCTGAAGATTTAAATGATCCGGGCCTAGAAGCCAATTTCAACTCCGTCAAAAAATGGTTTGGAGATACTGTTCATGTTCGGGAATTTAATGAAGGTGACTACCCCTATCAGGAATTGTTTGATTTGTTTGCTGGGATGGATTATCAAGGATGGATTCTGATGGAAGCTAGGACGGAACCCAATGATCGCGTGGAAGCCTTAAAAGAGCAACTCCAGCTGTTTAAGAATCTAAGAGCAAATTCTTTGGGAATAGTTTAA
- a CDS encoding DUF6807 domain-containing protein: MYFTQINQFLILLLLGFTNSPINKTFDSVINNSKEVELKNNEIKLVDNTAEKKVDVLVDGELFTSFIYPDTLDKPVLFPINSSQGTTITRGWPLDPKPGERFDHPHHIGLWFNYGDVNGIDFWNNSYAIPEEKKSDYGHITLKSIDEVSVKNNEGKLSVTMEWKNHTGDVLLVENTTFIFKAKDSERIIERTSTLTAADQIVRFTDNKEGMLAIRMARELEHPATKPELFTDASGKVTDVPVLNNEGVTGMYTSSNGKKGDDVWGTRGDWVDLEGEIDGEKISVVIYDHPKNVGYPTYWHARGYGLFAANPLGQKAMSLGKEELNYQLNPGESMTFKFKIDILNDQNPDLKSIESTWKKWKKTS, translated from the coding sequence ATGTATTTCACTCAAATAAATCAGTTTTTGATCCTGCTCTTGTTGGGATTTACCAATTCTCCAATCAATAAAACTTTTGACTCTGTGATTAATAATTCAAAGGAAGTTGAGCTTAAGAATAATGAAATAAAATTAGTCGACAACACAGCTGAAAAGAAGGTGGATGTATTAGTGGACGGAGAATTATTTACTTCATTTATCTACCCAGATACCTTAGATAAGCCTGTTCTTTTTCCCATTAATTCTTCCCAGGGTACCACAATTACCAGGGGATGGCCTTTAGATCCAAAGCCGGGAGAACGTTTTGATCATCCCCATCATATTGGGCTTTGGTTTAACTATGGCGATGTTAATGGCATTGATTTTTGGAATAATTCCTATGCTATTCCAGAAGAGAAAAAGTCGGATTATGGACACATCACATTAAAGAGTATTGATGAGGTTTCAGTGAAAAATAATGAAGGAAAACTCTCTGTGACTATGGAATGGAAAAACCATACAGGTGATGTTCTCCTAGTCGAAAACACGACTTTTATTTTTAAAGCAAAAGATTCGGAGAGAATCATTGAGCGTACTTCTACCTTGACAGCTGCCGATCAGATAGTTCGCTTTACAGATAACAAAGAAGGAATGTTGGCCATTAGGATGGCTAGAGAATTAGAGCATCCTGCTACCAAACCTGAATTATTTACGGATGCCTCTGGAAAAGTTACCGATGTTCCTGTATTGAATAATGAGGGAGTCACAGGGATGTATACCAGTAGTAATGGAAAGAAAGGTGATGATGTTTGGGGGACCAGAGGCGATTGGGTTGATTTAGAGGGGGAGATAGATGGAGAGAAAATCTCAGTGGTTATTTATGACCATCCGAAGAATGTGGGTTATCCAACGTATTGGCATGCCAGAGGATATGGGTTGTTCGCAGCAAACCCTCTTGGACAAAAAGCCATGAGTCTGGGGAAAGAGGAACTCAATTATCAATTGAATCCTGGAGAGTCAATGACATTTAAATTTAAAATTGACATATTAAATGATCAAAACCCGGATTTAAAATCAATTGAATCAACTTGGAAAAAATGGAAAAAAACTAGTTGA